CATCGCCCGGCGGCATCGTCGCCCTCACCTCGCGTAAACCCTCATTCGATCCCGGCGGAGAAATCAAACTGTTCGGCGGTAATAACAACCAGCGCGGGGCGGCGTTTGATGTCACTGGCGCGCTGGACGATAACGACCGGGTGGCGGCGCGGTTAAGCGGGATGACCCGCTATGCAGACTCCCAGTTTGACACCTTAAAAGAGCAACGCTACGCGATTATGCCCAGCCTGACCTGGCGCATCACCGACCAGACGCGTCTTGATTTAATGGCCTACCTGCATCGCGACCCGGAGGGCGGCAGCCACTCAGGCCTTCCCTATGAAGGCACCGTGGTCCCGCATGACGGCAAGAAAATCGCCAACACCTTCTTCGAAGGTGAAGATGATTACGACAAGTATGACCGCCGCGAAAATATGGTCGGCTATAACTTCGAGCATATGTTTGATAGCGGCTGGTCGGTACGGCAAAAGCTGCGTTATCTGCATACTAAAGTCGAGCTAAATCAGGTCTATGCTGCGGGCTGGTTGAATGAAACCGATCTGAACCGAGGTTATTCCGGCTCAGACGAGAAGATGAACGCTATTACGCTGGATAACCAGCTTGATGGCAGCGTCGATACCTGGGCGGTGAACCATCGCCTGCTGATGGGCATTGACTACCAGGATCGTAGCAACGACACCACCGGTTATTACGGTGCATTCCCGGCCATCAACGCTTTTAACCCGGTCTACGGCGCGAAGCCGGATTACATCACCATGTACAGTCGTGAAAAACATAAGCTGCGCCAGACCGGTTACTATCTGCAGGATCAGATGTCCTGGGACCGCTGGCGCTTCACGCTCGGCGGGCGCTACGATCAGGTGAGCGTTTCTAATATCGACAAGCTCAACAATTCCCGTAGCGATCTGGATAAGAACAACTTCAGTAGCCGCGCCGCGCTGATGTATCTGTTCGATAGTGGTTTTGCACCGTACATCAGCTACTCCACCGCCTTTACGCCAACCAGCTTCGCCGATGAAAACGGCAACATACTGGATCCGATGAAAGGCAAGCAGTGGGAAGCCGGACTGAAGTATGAGCCAGAAGGGCTGAACAGCCAGTTCAGCGCCTCGGTATTCCGCATCAACCAGACCAATATCGCCACCAAAGAAGAACCGACCGATCCATATCGTTCGATTGGCGAAATTGAGTCGAAAGGGGTGGAGCTGGAAGCCATCAGCCAACTAACGGACAGCTTCCGTCTGCAGGCCGCCTATACCTACACCGACATCCGCTATAAGAAAAGCAGTCCGGAAGAACAAGGCAAGCGCGCTGTTTACGCCCCGCGCAACCAGGCCAGCGCCTGGCTGAGCTACGATGTGAAAAGCGGCCCGCTGGATGGCCTGACGCTCGGTTCCGGCGTGCGCTATGTTAATGGGATCACCAGCGATCGCCTGAATACGCATACCCTGCCATCCTATACGCTAGTGGATATGACGGTTGGCTATGACCTGTCGAAGGTAGGGATTAAAGGCCTCAGCGCGCAGCTGAACGTCAATAACCTGACCGATAAGAGCTATATCGCGGCCTGTAACTCGCTCTCCTACTGCTACTTCGGCGCAGAGCGCAGCATCGTCGGCAGCGTCTCCTGGAAGTTCTGATTCAGCGAAAAATGCCC
This Klebsiella sp. RHBSTW-00484 DNA region includes the following protein-coding sequences:
- the foxA gene encoding ferrioxamine B receptor FoxA; protein product: MPLEMFMFAKTRLALLVGWVTGSVAFPLLAQETTKNETIVVTSQMQSGATKIATPDIETPQSVSIITREQFEEQGAISVRQAVSYTPGVYSNQIGASNRFDYIVLRGFSDGSLDNVYLDGLKMMGDTNSHSSLVVDPWFLENIEVVRGPASVLYGRSSPGGIVALTSRKPSFDPGGEIKLFGGNNNQRGAAFDVTGALDDNDRVAARLSGMTRYADSQFDTLKEQRYAIMPSLTWRITDQTRLDLMAYLHRDPEGGSHSGLPYEGTVVPHDGKKIANTFFEGEDDYDKYDRRENMVGYNFEHMFDSGWSVRQKLRYLHTKVELNQVYAAGWLNETDLNRGYSGSDEKMNAITLDNQLDGSVDTWAVNHRLLMGIDYQDRSNDTTGYYGAFPAINAFNPVYGAKPDYITMYSREKHKLRQTGYYLQDQMSWDRWRFTLGGRYDQVSVSNIDKLNNSRSDLDKNNFSSRAALMYLFDSGFAPYISYSTAFTPTSFADENGNILDPMKGKQWEAGLKYEPEGLNSQFSASVFRINQTNIATKEEPTDPYRSIGEIESKGVELEAISQLTDSFRLQAAYTYTDIRYKKSSPEEQGKRAVYAPRNQASAWLSYDVKSGPLDGLTLGSGVRYVNGITSDRLNTHTLPSYTLVDMTVGYDLSKVGIKGLSAQLNVNNLTDKSYIAACNSLSYCYFGAERSIVGSVSWKF